From the genome of Methylocystis echinoides:
GGTCTGAGCCAGCTTGTAAAAACTGTCTTCGCAAATTTCGTTGAGAAATCCATGCAGCACTCTAGCGAACTCGCTGAAGGGCATAGTCCCCTTTAAGTTTCCTTCGATCGCAAAATTCCTCACAAGCCCCATTGAATCATAAGGGTTGCTGCGCGGACCAGGCAATTTAGCCATCGCTTGAAGCTGCGAATCGATTCGGTCGAGACGATCCCATATCAGCTTAGTTTCAGGAGTAGCGTGTTGTTCGAGCTTCATTTTTCCTCTTGCTGCTGTAACCGGGTTCTCGACGACGTATCCTTGGGCCGTTGCCGCAACCAGCGCTTCTTTCAGGCCCGCACGTGCAGCTTTCAATTCATCGGGAGTAGAGTAGCTAAACTCCACAGCTCTATAAAGCTTTACATCAAATGGTATTTCAGTTCCGTAGTGATACAAATGGATAATCGGCTTTTGAACCATGTGCCGTATACCAATCTCATAGAAAGCGTTGGGATTCATAAAGCTCATATCCGCGATAACCAGGTCCGAATCGACTAGATGATTTATCAACTGAGACGTAATTAACCCCGGTTCGGACATCTTGTCAGCCCTCACCACGTGAAACTTAGGCTCGAATTCTCGGAAGACGTGTTCGATTATTTCATGCAGAAGCCAGTCTGCATGCTTTCGGATTTCGGATGCAGAAGGTCCAATTGGACCAACCACAAAACACGTCTGCCTAGGAGATTCACGTGTCATCTTAGTTATCCTGGATACACGCCATAATCTCAGCCAGTTCCAATGGAATCATTCTTATTCGGCGGAAAGCTTTGTCCAGTCTTTTTGGAGTAACGACGTGCTGTCCGAAGGCGTTGCGATATGTTTGGAATAAATCGTGACCCCGACGAGTTATCATCCATGCGGGATATTTTACCTCAACGCCGTTTGAAAAAGTGACGAGCCTCTTTTTCTTCTCAGGATCGCTCATCGCTCCAATGCTTGGCGAGATTTCCTTAGCGACGTAGTCAACCATCGCTTGGATGGCGACAGAAGGCAATTCCCGAATCAGATGCTCGTCTCCCGAAGAAATTGATTTGCCACCGGGAAGAGATGGCGCGCTTCCTTCCTCAACAAGTAATCCAAAAATAATAACAGGATCGAGTCTATAATTCTCGATACTGTGACGGCCAATTACCAAAACTCTTGACGAAGGGGTGTTCCCTTGGTCGAGATCAATAATACCTCGAAACATTTCACTCAATGGCTGGGCGTCGAATTTTTCGACCCACTGTGTCACCGTATGCCTCCCTCCTCCGGTCTTCTCCGCACCCTTCCCTCTCGCGGCAGGCATAAATACAAGGCTTGGAACAGGCCTTATTGCCTTTGCGTCCTTACTCGGTCCTTGATCTGCAAGGACATCTCTAACTGCGCCATAAAACGCTGCGTCTTCCTCATCCTCGACGAGAACGAATCTCGTTCCTGGAGAAACGATCACCAGACCCGACGTTAGCATTCCAATCGCTTCCGCCTTGGACTCAGGTCGCGTTATACGAGGCTGCTCACGCGTCATAACGAATATCGATTCCTCAGGTGCCAGTGCTACGGTGGATGGCGAATGAGTTGTCAAAATTACCCTTACGCCGTGCTGATCCACGAAAACCCCTTTGATCAAGTCAATAAATTGACGTGTCATTGTCGGGTGTAGATGTGCATCTGGTTCATCAAGCAAGAGTAATTTTGGAAAAATTTTATTTCGCTCCAAATTGTAAAGCCATAGAAGCGCGCGCAAGATAATCTTCTCCCCCGACGATAAGTCATTCAGATCAATGACTGCTGCATGGGCTTCCGATCGGACTCTCAGAACATAATTCTGGCGCAACACATCTCCGGGCGGCTGAACACGATACGAGAATTCCGCTGCTTTCAATGCGTCATTGATGAACTCCCAGGGAGGCACTCCAAGCTTTTCAGAAATCTCCGGCTCAGTGCACCTTTGTAGTAGCTTCTCTGCTTTCTTCATTTGGTAATTCAAGAAGACTTGACCGAGCCCCGCAGCAACGTCGTTGTACTCGCTCATGAATAAAGAATCATCCGTGAAGGAATGTGACTTCGACACAAAGTCTCTGACACTCATATGATGCTTTTTCTTTACAAGCGCGTCGTACACAGCTCGATCAATGCCGCTTAAACCTTGGAGGAATTTCTCCGGGTTATCCGCGTCCCTAAAATCAACTTCCCTTACTCTAAATCCCATGTCAGCATTCGGAAGGTACGCAATCTCATCAGGCCCGATGGCTAGACCTGTTATTTTTAGCGGAATTCTATCCAGTCTTTTCCTATCAGGGTAATCACCTTCAGTTAGCTTTAGCGCGAGTAAGCGCAAGAGCTGCGATTTTCCCGATCCGTTCAATCCAGTGAGAACGGCAAACTTTGGAATATCAGTCCAAACAATTCGATCGATCGACTTGAACGGAGGGGATCGGGTCTCACCCACCTCAATCGAGTACGTCTCGCAATCGTCGCTAGGCACGGCAGGACCCCTGAA
Proteins encoded in this window:
- a CDS encoding AAA family ATPase, which translates into the protein MPSDDCETYSIEVGETRSPPFKSIDRIVWTDIPKFAVLTGLNGSGKSQLLRLLALKLTEGDYPDRKRLDRIPLKITGLAIGPDEIAYLPNADMGFRVREVDFRDADNPEKFLQGLSGIDRAVYDALVKKKHHMSVRDFVSKSHSFTDDSLFMSEYNDVAAGLGQVFLNYQMKKAEKLLQRCTEPEISEKLGVPPWEFINDALKAAEFSYRVQPPGDVLRQNYVLRVRSEAHAAVIDLNDLSSGEKIILRALLWLYNLERNKIFPKLLLLDEPDAHLHPTMTRQFIDLIKGVFVDQHGVRVILTTHSPSTVALAPEESIFVMTREQPRITRPESKAEAIGMLTSGLVIVSPGTRFVLVEDEEDAAFYGAVRDVLADQGPSKDAKAIRPVPSLVFMPAARGKGAEKTGGGRHTVTQWVEKFDAQPLSEMFRGIIDLDQGNTPSSRVLVIGRHSIENYRLDPVIIFGLLVEEGSAPSLPGGKSISSGDEHLIRELPSVAIQAMVDYVAKEISPSIGAMSDPEKKKRLVTFSNGVEVKYPAWMITRRGHDLFQTYRNAFGQHVVTPKRLDKAFRRIRMIPLELAEIMACIQDN